DNA from Rhodopirellula bahusiensis:
ACGCGAGATTCAACGACCAGCCGACGATAAAACTTGCCAGGCACGCGGTAGTACCAACAAATCACAACCAGCGTCGCAAGTGTGATTGCGTTGCTGAGCAAAAGGAAGAGCGTCAATTTCTTTGATCGCAACAAGGAATGTTCGGCAGCGTTTGCGAGCGTCTTGAGAAACTTGATTGTCCTACCTTGTTCTCAGCACCGCCTTCAGGCGGAATCTAATCCTGACCAATTCAGGCTGAAGCCCAGACTGCAAACTTTCATGATTAGCAAATACTGCTGTGGTGGTGGGCCGGTCGCTGCAGTCGCTCGAATCCGAGATTGGCCGGCGGAGCCGGCCCTACGTGCAATCATCGCCAGGACAGGTCATGGCCTACGCTTACTACGGCTACCTCACCGCTAAAGCAACAGCGGATTGTAGTTCAGTTGATAGGTCAAGTCCTTTGTCCGTGTTCCGATCGGCTTGGCAGGAACACCGGCAACAATCGTGTAGGGATCAACGTCTTTGCTGACCACCGCGCCGGCCGCAACAACAGCACCGTCGCCAATTGTCACGCCGGGAAGCACGGTTGCGCGATAACCAATCCAAACATGATTGCCGATCACCACATCACCGCCGCGGTCCGCGAAATCCGGCGATTGCGGATCGTGTCCCAATGTCAAAATGGCTACCTCGGGACCGATCGATACATCGCTGCCCGTTGTGATGTTAAACTTTCGTCCATCCAGCAGGCAGCCAAAGTTAATCACGTTGCGATCGCCGAACGAGACGCGGCGTCCATTCAGAAACCGGCACCCCATCTGAATGCCAGTTCCTTGTCCACGCCGCCTCAAATAGGCTTGCAAGTAAAGCGAGCGAACGAGACGTGAAGGAAGCTTTCCCACGATGTGGTTATATCCAAACGCCGCCAGACTACCGGCCAGAACGCGAAGATTCATAATGGTAACACACTTGGAGTAGTTTTGATCAAGTCGCTTGCGATTGCTGGGCAATCATTGGTGGCGTGATCGAAAAGCGTATCCCGTACGATCTTTCCATTGGCAATGTCGGTTTCCAAAGCATTCGCCAGTGTGTGTTTCTGAATCAGATCCGCCAATAACTTGACTTCTACTTCGGTCACGGCACCTACTAACTCGCGCCGTTTCCCGTCGCGCGACATGACGTAACGACGTGCGAAAACAGATCCAACGGTCTCCGCGATCAACATACCGATCGCGGAATTCACTTGGCGGTTCTCCGTGACTTCATCTCCATTTGCAAACAGTCGGTTGCATTTCGACCACACCAAAGGGGGCAATTTTTCCGAGGGGCTATTCCCCGAGCGAATCCCAGCAAAGCCCCTCATATCTGCCCCCGAATGTTTCAAGTTCAGCTATCCCGTTGACGTCGACAATCACCTTGTCTTTCGTAAAGTGGCTGGCCGCCTCTGAGAGGCCAACGGGTGATTGAGAAAACACCACCAGCTCACTTTTCTTAATGCCACTCGCTAAGTCGGAGATCAACCTTGCTGCCAGGTGAGGCATCCGGCGGTCAATTTCGATTTGGTTACTTCCCGTCAGCCGTGACAATTCCAGGTTGTCATCAAATATCTCGACATCAAATCCTTTTCCTAGAAGTGTCTCGGCAAGAGCTACCATTGGGCTGCTACGCAGATCGTCCGTTCCCTTTTTGAATGTCAATCCAATAATCAAAATCTTTCTAACCCCTGCCCTATTGACTATTCGAAGAAGATGATCCAGGTGCGATTCATTTGAATCCAAAATGCTTTCAAGCATCGGAAGTGAAATCCCTTCTTGTTTTGAGAAAGCGCTCAGGGCTGACACATCTTTGGGCAAACAGGATCCACCGAATGGCGTCCCAGGTCTCATGTAATTCGGCGAGATATTCAATTGAGTGTCTTGGCAGAAGATCGACATCAAATGTTGGCCATTCACGCCAAGATGCTTGCTTATGCGTCCTATCTCATTACCAAATGCAACCTTCACTGCGTGCCAATAGTTGCAGGCGTATTTAACTAACTCCGAGGCCTCCAGTGGTACAAGCTGTGATTCGCCCATCAGCGTCACGAGGCTCTCATTTGGCTTGTCACCGTATGACCCGTAGACAGCGAGGCCGGGGTGATTGAAGTCTTGTATTGCACTGCCTTCACGCAAAAACTCTGGGCAGAAAGACACTTCCAAAGAACCTGTCTTGATTAGCTCCTTCGAATAATTCTCGACCAAATTCCGTACGCTACCCGGCAGCATTGTGCTTCTGATAATCACGACATGCTTCGACTGTTTTGTCTCTACTGCTGCGCAGATTTGCGCATACACTTCGGTTGCGTACTTTAGGTTCAGGCGACCGGATTCCAATGATGGAGTCCCAACGCAAACAATCGAAATTTCAGTATCGGCAATTGCTTTCTCGTGGTCACGCGTTGCACTCAAACGGCCTTGGGCCCGCGCCTGACGAATCATTTCATCAAGCCCCTCTTCAACAATCGGCGCCACTCCGTTGTTAATGTTGTCAACCTTCTCCTGGTTAACATCCACGCAAATCACGTCATGGCCCTGGTCAGACAGACAGCCGGCGGTGACAACTCCGACGTAACCGATTCCGAAAATACTTACACGCATATGTGCCTAAATGCCTTTATTCCTGGTTTTGTAAATTGTGAAATACGGCGATACGATCGAGCAACAATTCTGCGTTCCGATCGTAGGAGTGCTCATGCCGAAAATCATTCCATCTGGCCGATTCTGCAACTTCATCAACGCTTTTCAACGCCTGACTTACTTGCGTTATCGTTGGCTTGGGAATTCGAATTCCGAGGCCATAGTCCTGAACAGCTGCAGCAAGCGGCCCATCACCACATGATGCAATCAAAGGGACTTCGAACGGCACTGCGATAAACAGAACGCCACTGGCAGAAACGAAACTGCTGTCGTACGGCAAAAGAATGCAGTCCGACATTTGAAACAGATTCGATGTATCTTGATCAGTCTGGTACCCGATTTTCCAGAACACACTCGATTCAGCATCGATCTCTTTTGCAAAACGTACGTAGTCGGAGGATTGTATTTGGCCGGGAGCGGCTTCGCTACCGGCAACAACCAGCGAATATCCTGGAGTTGCCGCTACCGCTTCGATCGATGTCTTCAGATTCTTATTATCGCGTAGATGCCCGTAGCAAAGTGCTACATTATCGCTATCAGGTATTCCGAGCTCTCGCTTCAGCTCGGCTGAGCTGCAACTCGGCGGCGGCATCGGGTATTCCCCATGCGGCACGACGGTTGGCTCGATTGAACGTGACGAGAAAGTCTCTAGCTCAATCGGATGATGCACGAATGCGTCACTTAGAAACGAATACCCATTCTTGACTGACCATCGATGCCACCATTTCGGCCCAACGACATAATCCCGAACTGGATCAAGGCACATGGCGCCAAACCATACACCTTGATTTGACATGCGTCTCAGCACTGGAGCCCAGACTGGGGCTAAGTACTCAGTGAACGATGCAAACAAGACGTTTGCATACGCACCATCGCGTATGGAACGTACGCATTGCCGATGATTCGCGAGGATGCTGCGTGCCGTTCGAAAGCGGCTAAGAATTCGTGAACTCTGGCCATGCTTGGGCGGCGCAGTAAGTTTGCGAACCTGGCGGTAATTCGTTTCGGTTTCCGCATGCGACCATTCAGGCGAGCACAAGAGCGTCACATCAGCGCCTGCTTCTACAAGTGCAGTCGCTTGATGATGAGCGTTCGTTGCAACCCCGCCCGTACTCAATGGACAGAAATGAAGGATTCGTCTCGGCTTGTTCCCGTTAGCCACTCTTTAGTCCTTCTTAAACACGCCGACTTGGCCAGGTTGCAAGGCAGGAAAAACGGTGTAGAGCGCATTCACGATCCTGTTTCTGATCTTTATTCCGCGAATGTGTTGGCGATACCAGTGTCGATCCACGTGGAAGCCGGACGCGTTGAAAAGTTCAACCAATTCGTCTTTCGTCCATTCACGCCAATGCAAACCAACGCTCGTTGCCATCCCGGGTTGAAGTTGCAGCAACAGGGACGAGATCGGACTTAGGAACCCTTTTCCACGCGACAGATAAACACGGTTTCGCAGGCAAGCAAGGTTGGGAGTTGCACAGTAGACTCGTCCCCCATTGTCGAGAAGTCGATTGAACTCGCGAAGTAGTGGAATCGCGTTGAAGCACAAATGCTCTAGCACTTCATTAAAAACAATCAGGTCGAACTTTTCGTCTTGAATCGGAAACACGGTGTCCTGAAGGTCCAAGCCAACACATTCTACATTGTTGTTGACCAGAAAGTGTTTCATCGATTTGTCTTCAACAATGAACGGTATATCGTGCGCAGTTACGGAATATCCCATTTTCTTCAGCGAAACCGAGACAACCCCCGTGAAGGCACCTATCTCCAGGACTCGAAGCTGCTTACCGACGGACGTGATGTCATC
Protein-coding regions in this window:
- a CDS encoding glycosyltransferase, yielding MSNQGVWFGAMCLDPVRDYVVGPKWWHRWSVKNGYSFLSDAFVHHPIELETFSSRSIEPTVVPHGEYPMPPPSCSSAELKRELGIPDSDNVALCYGHLRDNKNLKTSIEAVAATPGYSLVVAGSEAAPGQIQSSDYVRFAKEIDAESSVFWKIGYQTDQDTSNLFQMSDCILLPYDSSFVSASGVLFIAVPFEVPLIASCGDGPLAAAVQDYGLGIRIPKPTITQVSQALKSVDEVAESARWNDFRHEHSYDRNAELLLDRIAVFHNLQNQE
- a CDS encoding class I SAM-dependent methyltransferase codes for the protein MIEIANILEETIAESNDLSPSWGEIKEYNEHMRYRYRLTLDDITSVGKQLRVLEIGAFTGVVSVSLKKMGYSVTAHDIPFIVEDKSMKHFLVNNNVECVGLDLQDTVFPIQDEKFDLIVFNEVLEHLCFNAIPLLREFNRLLDNGGRVYCATPNLACLRNRVYLSRGKGFLSPISSLLLQLQPGMATSVGLHWREWTKDELVELFNASGFHVDRHWYRQHIRGIKIRNRIVNALYTVFPALQPGQVGVFKKD
- a CDS encoding acyltransferase, which translates into the protein MNLRVLAGSLAAFGYNHIVGKLPSRLVRSLYLQAYLRRRGQGTGIQMGCRFLNGRRVSFGDRNVINFGCLLDGRKFNITTGSDVSIGPEVAILTLGHDPQSPDFADRGGDVVIGNHVWIGYRATVLPGVTIGDGAVVAAGAVVSKDVDPYTIVAGVPAKPIGTRTKDLTYQLNYNPLLL
- a CDS encoding nucleotide sugar dehydrogenase, whose protein sequence is MRVSIFGIGYVGVVTAGCLSDQGHDVICVDVNQEKVDNINNGVAPIVEEGLDEMIRQARAQGRLSATRDHEKAIADTEISIVCVGTPSLESGRLNLKYATEVYAQICAAVETKQSKHVVIIRSTMLPGSVRNLVENYSKELIKTGSLEVSFCPEFLREGSAIQDFNHPGLAVYGSYGDKPNESLVTLMGESQLVPLEASELVKYACNYWHAVKVAFGNEIGRISKHLGVNGQHLMSIFCQDTQLNISPNYMRPGTPFGGSCLPKDVSALSAFSKQEGISLPMLESILDSNESHLDHLLRIVNRAGVRKILIIGLTFKKGTDDLRSSPMVALAETLLGKGFDVEIFDDNLELSRLTGSNQIEIDRRMPHLAARLISDLASGIKKSELVVFSQSPVGLSEAASHFTKDKVIVDVNGIAELETFGGRYEGLCWDSLGE